In Pirellula sp. SH-Sr6A, the DNA window CGATTCCCTACCCAAAGGCTCTCAAGTCGTGGCGAAGCTCAGCAATGGGGACGCATGGATTGTTCGCTCTACACTGGGCAGAGGAACCGTTTTATGGTTCTCCTTCTCATGCGATCGCTCGGATTCCAACCTACCCTCCCGCGCGGCATTTGTGCCACTGGTGCAACGTATTGTTTCGGATGCAGCGGAACGAGATGCTCGATCAGCCTTACTCGCGCCTGGAGAGCCATGGTCCATACCCAATCCCCCGCCCCGTGAGATCAGTACTGCGGGACAGGTACAAGATGGGTTGCGAGAGAGCCTCACCGTCATCGATCCTTTTGCGGCGATGAGAGAATGGCAAGGTTCCGAATGGCTCGATACGCGGCAGCAGGGAGTTTACGAAGCGAAATGGAAGCAAGGCCCCCTCGAGGTGCGATCTTTGGCAGTCGTCGATTCCCGCGTGGGGGAAGCGGAGGATCAACGCGAATCTCGCTTGCTGCCATGGAGCCCGAATTCCGCGAAGACATGGTTGGAGGAAAGAAACTGGCCCGTTTCCCAATCTACTTCCGACTATCTGACCGCGATGCGTGCCGATTTCCTCGGCCGTGAGATATGGAGCTGGTTTTGGATCGGTGCCGTTCTCTGCTTTCTCGCAGAAATGGCGATCGAGCAATCCTATAGGAGCAAACGGGGAACGAAAGCGAAGGCGATACGAAGAGCGAGCGAGGTGCCATCGCGATGAGATTGGAGTTCACAGGAAGCGTACCCGGTTGGTGGATTGCAGCGCTCGCATTGCTCGGAGGGATGTTGATCGCCAGTTGGTATTGGCGCGAAACGCGATGGTTACAGCGCCCCTGGAGCTTCGTCCTTCCCTTGTTACGAGCGATGGCGTTTGCCTTGATGCTCGGTATGCTAGCGGGGCCGACAATTCGATACCAGCACGTCGATGGAACGCTCGGACGGATCGCTTGGGTTCTAGATCGATCGAAGAGTATGGCGATCCAAGATCCGGGCAAAGACCAGTCGAGAATCGATCAATTGCAAGCGGCGCTCCAGGCCAGTGGCAGCGGCAATCCTCGCGGAGGGGTCATCGATCGCGTGGCGGAAAGCCATCATCTGCGTCTCTTTGCTGCGACAGGTGAAAAGCTTTGGGATTCTCTTGAGGATCCGGAGCCGGTTCCCTCGGCCATCTGGAATGCCGCTGAGAGCTCGACTCCGCTCGGAGATGTGTTGCTCTCGATCCTTTCGACCAGCGAACAAGCGGAGAATACTTCGAATCCTGATTCACCCGCCGCGTGGGACGCGATCGTTCTCCTGACCGATGGACAGAGCAACGTTGGAGCGACCGTCGACGATGTGGTTCGTTCTAGCGGCCGGCGCGTCCCTATCTATTCACTCGGTGTCGGGGATAGAAATGAGCCGGTGGACATCGCCGTTTTGGAAGCGACCTTTTCGTCTTCGGTGCGAAGCGAAGACCGATTGCGAGGTAGTCTGCGAGTGAAAGAAACCTTGCCCGTCGGAACGGTCTATCGTGTTGGAATAGAACACGAGGGGGAAATGGTTTGGAGCCAAGAAGTCATCTCGCAGAACCGGGGAGTGTATGAAGTTACCCTGGATGTACCCGCTGCTCCACTTCTCGCAAGAGCCCAGCAGCTTCATCCCTCCCGATTCGAACAACGAGCTGTTCCATTGGACTTGAACGCATGGGTCGAAACCGAGGCCGCCGAACTAACCCAGGAAAACAATCGTTTGGCATCGTCGGCTTGGGGCGTCGTCAAGCAGAATTCGCTACTCCTTTTGGACCCGCTAGGTGGTTGGGAGTCTCGATATCTCCGCAACGCACTCGACCGCGATCCTGCGTGGAAGGTCAACGCGTTCCTGGGACCGAATGCTTTCCGTTCCGAGTTCTTTCCACGCACCAAGCAAGAACTCTTCGAACTTGATCTTCTCATCATGACCATGGAGAGCGCCAGCAGCATTCCAGCCGACAAACAAGCTTGGCTGCGAGATTATGTCGCATACGCAGGAGCCGGCTTGATCGTCCTCGATAGCGTCAAAGGCACCGACCAAATCCCCCCCGCTTGGCTGCAGGAATTGCTGCCGGTACAAGCCACCGAAACTTCGGCGCAGCCAAATGTTCCGAATCCTGACTTGGCATCAAGTTTACCTGCCAATGTCCTAGGGAATTCCCGAGTCGCGATCCAGACCTTGAAGCTGACATCGATCGGTTCGCAACAACCTGCCTTTCAATTTGAGTCCGAGGGGATCGCAAACCAAAAGCTTTGGAGTCAATTGCAGCCACCCCACACGTACCGAAACCGAGAACCGAAAGGAGGAGCGGAGGTGATGGTAGAGGGGATCGTGGACCGGAATCGGTCGATACCGTTGATCGCGACGCAGAGATTCGGACAGGGGCGTGTCGTTTACTTGGCATCCGACGAAACATGGCGTTGGCGATATGGCGTATCGGATCTTTACCATCAACGTTTTTGGAATCAGTTGGCGGGATGGATCATGCGTCCCCCTTTCATCGTTCGCGGGGAAAGGATTGCAATCGACGCAGGAGCGAGAGTGGTCCGGCATGGCGAGTCCGTAACCATTCGAGCCAAAATCTTGGGTGACGACGGGTTACCGATCGGATTGGAGCGTGTTCAAGCGACGGTGGAAGGGAATGGTCAGACCGTTGCCGTCGTGGAACTTCAAGCGGTCGAGAATGCGGAAGGTTTCTTTGAAGGAGAGTGGACCATCCCCTCCACGGGAGTCGTCCCGATCGAGGACTCGCTGGTTCCCATCGAAGGGGAATATCGAATCCAGCTTGTTCCTGCTGGTCTGCCTGAAGAATCCAAGCTCCTCGCCACGTCCATCTATGTGATGCGCCCCCCGGATCGGGAGTTGGAACAATTGGCTCGGAATGAATCCCTGCTCCGGAGCACGGCGGAAGAGACGGGTGGTCAGTATTTGGATATTCAACAAAGCGAAGAACTGGTCGAGCGATTGCGAGCTTACTCGAATGGTAAAGTCCTCGGAGTCATCCTCCCCCTATGGCAAAGTTTCCCTTGGTTCTTTGCAATTTTGATTTTGCTAGCGTCCGAATGGTGGCTCCGTAAACGAGTGGGTCTGGTCTGACGTCGGGAGGCGAACCGTATCCTTGCAAGCATTGTCTGGTGAAACTCCGTTGCAAGAATCGTAGTAGCTCGGCTATGGTGATATGGGAAAGTGAAATCGTCCGAATCAGTTGAGAGAAGCGGGAGTCAGGTCATGAATTGCAAACAAATGGTAGCCGCGGTTGCCTTGCTCTGTTGGATGGCCTCTCCGTCCCTGCTCGCGCAAGACTTTCTCAAACAGCTGGAGGAGAAGATCCTCAAGCGTCAGCAGGAGGCGAAGGCCAAGGATTCGGCTGCGAAAGAGACCAAGAATTCAAAACCTTCGACCGATAGCGGGAGCGCTGGCAAGCCTGGACTCGGAGAGAGCCTCCTCCAATTGAATCCACCAGTCGCCATGCCACGAGAGGCTGGGCCAAACGAGGCGGAACCGAAAGTGGGTGCCAAAAACGCCTCGAACGCTTCCGACGAGGAGAATGAATTGCTCCCGCCGCCGCGGAGTGCGACCGGCCCCAAGCGTGCTTCGGCGGCCCCACCCCCTTTCCCCGCTCCCCAACAAACCAATCCCCAATCACCTAATCCACGGCAGGCTCGTCCACAGCAATCCCCTTCCCAGCAACCCGGTGGCGGCTATTTGGGGATGACCGTCGAATCCTCAGCAGGAGGAGGGTTCGGTCTGAACGTCGCACAGGTCACACCCGATTCGCCAGCGTTCAAAGCCGGCTTTCGGCCTGGAGATCGACTGATTGGGGTCGAGGGGACCGCCGTGGCCACCGTGGAGGACTTCGCCATCCAGCTAGCCGAATATCCGCCGGGCACCCCCATTCGTTTCTTGGTGGATC includes these proteins:
- a CDS encoding VWA domain-containing protein, yielding MRLEFTGSVPGWWIAALALLGGMLIASWYWRETRWLQRPWSFVLPLLRAMAFALMLGMLAGPTIRYQHVDGTLGRIAWVLDRSKSMAIQDPGKDQSRIDQLQAALQASGSGNPRGGVIDRVAESHHLRLFAATGEKLWDSLEDPEPVPSAIWNAAESSTPLGDVLLSILSTSEQAENTSNPDSPAAWDAIVLLTDGQSNVGATVDDVVRSSGRRVPIYSLGVGDRNEPVDIAVLEATFSSSVRSEDRLRGSLRVKETLPVGTVYRVGIEHEGEMVWSQEVISQNRGVYEVTLDVPAAPLLARAQQLHPSRFEQRAVPLDLNAWVETEAAELTQENNRLASSAWGVVKQNSLLLLDPLGGWESRYLRNALDRDPAWKVNAFLGPNAFRSEFFPRTKQELFELDLLIMTMESASSIPADKQAWLRDYVAYAGAGLIVLDSVKGTDQIPPAWLQELLPVQATETSAQPNVPNPDLASSLPANVLGNSRVAIQTLKLTSIGSQQPAFQFESEGIANQKLWSQLQPPHTYRNREPKGGAEVMVEGIVDRNRSIPLIATQRFGQGRVVYLASDETWRWRYGVSDLYHQRFWNQLAGWIMRPPFIVRGERIAIDAGARVVRHGESVTIRAKILGDDGLPIGLERVQATVEGNGQTVAVVELQAVENAEGFFEGEWTIPSTGVVPIEDSLVPIEGEYRIQLVPAGLPEESKLLATSIYVMRPPDRELEQLARNESLLRSTAEETGGQYLDIQQSEELVERLRAYSNGKVLGVILPLWQSFPWFFAILILLASEWWLRKRVGLV
- a CDS encoding PDZ domain-containing protein; the protein is MNCKQMVAAVALLCWMASPSLLAQDFLKQLEEKILKRQQEAKAKDSAAKETKNSKPSTDSGSAGKPGLGESLLQLNPPVAMPREAGPNEAEPKVGAKNASNASDEENELLPPPRSATGPKRASAAPPPFPAPQQTNPQSPNPRQARPQQSPSQQPGGGYLGMTVESSAGGGFGLNVAQVTPDSPAFKAGFRPGDRLIGVEGTAVATVEDFAIQLAEYPPGTPIRFLVDRRGKNMSLVAVLMDRSIANRIHGNVPGAIPYEPVAPQPGEAYFGVNVSNMSEAFRKQFAIGAYRGASVTDVISGSPAERAGLRPGDCIVSMRGEEVKNADDVYDHILTASPGELMEFTFYRGSILQRGSAVLVRKNTPETSGEWEGTGITAEMLTPEYVSALQMELERVATELSTAQERIAELEARLKQLESRP